A single genomic interval of Methylophilales bacterium MBRSF5 harbors:
- a CDS encoding pyruvate carboxylase subunit B (catalyzes the formation of oxaloacetate from pyruvate) yields MKKIDITELVLRDGHQCHIATRLRTEDMLPICNELDNLGFWSVEAWGGATFDACVRYLREDPWERLRRLRHALPNSRIQMLLRGQNLLGYRHYSDDVVDLFVKKSADNGVDVFRIFDAMNDLRNIQTSLESVKKYKKHAEVAISYTTSPLHNVDYFTGLAKEIENYGADSLAIKDMAGLLTPKSTKDLVTSISKEISLPIHIHSHATSGLATANLFAAVECGATMIDTCNSSFSEGASHPTTESVIAGLHELGYETGVQLDKIENITSYLKDIRKKYWQFESEFTGLDPRVLINQVPGGMISNLSSQLKDQGALDKMNEVLAEIPNVRKDLGYPPLVTPTSQIVGTQAALNIITGERYKSITNEVKNYFLGEYGKALGEINQEVMRKAIGDEKPMTCRPADKLKPEINNLKVKCEDVAKSEEDLLTYAMFPDLANTFLKERNAGTLEPEELLDIEESKSSATKYAPSEFNVTLHGETYHIKLTGSGNPGQHEKPYHVVVDGISEEVLIETLDMVEVGNSEASKTTSGAPKSQGNLRPTHDGCVTTAMPGTVIDIKVNVGDQVNAGDSLIVIEAMKMENEIQAPRSGTVVGIHISKGQSISPDVTLIEIQA; encoded by the coding sequence ATGAAAAAAATTGATATTACAGAATTAGTTTTACGAGATGGTCATCAGTGCCATATTGCAACCAGATTAAGAACTGAGGATATGCTCCCTATTTGTAATGAGCTCGATAATCTCGGATTTTGGTCAGTTGAGGCTTGGGGTGGTGCTACTTTTGATGCCTGTGTGAGATATTTGAGAGAGGATCCATGGGAAAGGCTTAGAAGATTAAGACATGCTTTACCTAACAGTAGGATACAAATGTTACTTCGTGGCCAAAATCTTCTTGGATACAGGCATTATTCAGATGATGTAGTGGATCTTTTCGTGAAAAAATCAGCTGACAATGGCGTGGATGTTTTTAGAATTTTTGATGCAATGAATGATTTAAGAAATATTCAAACATCATTAGAGTCAGTGAAAAAATATAAAAAACATGCGGAAGTTGCGATTAGCTACACCACCTCTCCTCTTCATAACGTAGACTACTTTACTGGCCTTGCTAAAGAAATTGAAAATTATGGTGCTGACAGCTTGGCTATTAAAGATATGGCTGGCTTACTGACTCCAAAATCAACAAAAGATTTAGTAACAAGTATTTCTAAAGAAATTTCATTACCAATCCATATTCATAGCCATGCAACTTCCGGTTTAGCAACAGCTAACTTATTTGCTGCTGTTGAGTGTGGCGCAACTATGATTGATACATGTAACTCAAGCTTCTCAGAAGGAGCAAGTCATCCAACAACAGAGTCTGTTATCGCCGGTCTGCATGAGCTTGGTTATGAAACAGGAGTTCAGCTAGATAAAATTGAAAACATTACTTCATATTTAAAAGATATTAGAAAAAAATATTGGCAATTTGAATCTGAATTTACTGGTCTTGACCCAAGAGTCTTAATTAATCAAGTTCCAGGTGGAATGATTTCTAACTTATCTAGTCAATTAAAAGACCAAGGCGCATTAGATAAAATGAATGAGGTGCTCGCTGAAATTCCTAACGTTAGAAAAGATTTAGGTTACCCTCCTCTTGTTACGCCAACATCACAGATTGTTGGAACGCAAGCAGCGTTAAATATTATTACTGGCGAGCGGTACAAATCAATTACCAATGAAGTTAAAAATTACTTTTTAGGTGAATACGGTAAAGCTTTAGGTGAGATCAATCAAGAGGTTATGAGAAAAGCTATTGGTGATGAAAAGCCAATGACTTGTAGACCCGCAGATAAGCTGAAGCCGGAAATCAATAACCTAAAAGTAAAATGTGAGGATGTTGCAAAATCTGAAGAAGATCTATTAACGTATGCTATGTTCCCAGATCTAGCAAATACTTTCCTTAAAGAAAGGAATGCAGGAACACTAGAGCCTGAGGAACTGCTCGATATAGAAGAGTCAAAATCAAGTGCTACTAAATATGCCCCGTCTGAATTCAATGTAACCCTTCACGGGGAAACTTATCACATTAAACTTACTGGTTCCGGAAATCCAGGCCAGCATGAAAAACCCTATCATGTGGTTGTAGATGGCATCTCTGAAGAAGTTCTCATTGAAACATTGGATATGGTTGAAGTGGGCAACAGTGAAGCTTCTAAAACTACCTCAGGTGCTCCTAAATCTCAGGGTAATTTGAGGCCAACACATGATGGTTGTGTGACAACTGCCATGCCAGGAACCGTTATTGATATCAAGGTAAATGTTGGCGACCAAGTGAATGCTGGTGATTCGCTCATTGTAATTGAAGCAATGAAGATGGAAAATGAAATCCAGGCACCTAGATCTGGGACTGTGGTTGGAATACATATTTCCAAAGGTCAAAGCATATCTCCCGATGTTACCTTAATTGAGATACAAGCTTAA
- a CDS encoding UDP-N-acetylglucosamine acyltransferase, which translates to MSKNIHPTAIIENGASIHPSVKIGPYSIINKNVSIDENTIIGSHVVIEGITSIGKNNNIFSHNSIGQAPQDKKYNNEETKLKIGDSNTIREFCTINTGTAQDNGITQIGSNNWIMAYVHIAHDCVVANNIIMANNSSLAGHVVVGDFAILGGFTLVHQFCKIGSHIMSAVGTKVFKDIPDFLMVHGEKASPSGLNIEGLKRRNFSSDDLDELKKAYKIIYRENNTVDEALKILDQSNNKHIIKLTKSIKSSQRGIVR; encoded by the coding sequence ATGTCAAAAAACATTCATCCAACTGCGATTATTGAAAATGGTGCCAGTATTCATCCATCTGTAAAGATTGGTCCTTATTCAATTATTAATAAAAATGTATCAATTGATGAAAATACAATTATTGGATCACATGTAGTTATTGAAGGGATAACTTCAATTGGTAAAAATAATAATATTTTTTCTCATAATAGTATTGGCCAAGCTCCTCAAGATAAAAAATACAATAATGAAGAAACAAAGCTCAAGATAGGGGATTCAAACACAATTAGAGAGTTTTGCACTATTAATACTGGAACAGCTCAAGACAATGGAATTACCCAAATTGGATCTAATAATTGGATTATGGCCTACGTTCATATTGCTCACGACTGTGTAGTTGCTAATAATATAATTATGGCGAATAACTCCTCATTGGCTGGTCATGTTGTGGTTGGTGACTTTGCAATACTTGGAGGCTTCACACTGGTTCACCAGTTTTGTAAAATTGGCTCTCATATAATGTCTGCAGTTGGTACTAAAGTATTTAAAGATATCCCAGACTTTTTAATGGTTCATGGAGAAAAGGCTTCACCAAGCGGACTAAATATTGAGGGTTTAAAGCGCAGAAACTTTTCTTCAGACGATCTTGATGAGCTAAAAAAGGCATATAAAATTATTTACAGAGAAAATAATACCGTGGACGAAGCTCTAAAAATTTTAGACCAGTCTAATAATAAACATATTATTAAATTAACTAAATCTATCAAATCATCCCAAAGAGGAATAGTGCGGTAA
- a CDS encoding 3-hydroxyacyl-ACP dehydratase produces MQLDIHEILNHLPHRYPFVLIDRVIDLKLNEEITAIKNVTINEPFFPGHFPYHPVMPGVLIVEAMAQAAAVLSFKTMNVLPSEDSVYYFAGIDNVRFKKPVSPGDQLLLNVKIDRVLKGIWKYKAQAKVDDQIVAEAEMMCILKNIQK; encoded by the coding sequence ATGCAATTGGATATTCATGAAATTCTAAATCATTTGCCCCATAGGTATCCTTTTGTCTTGATAGATAGAGTAATTGATCTTAAGCTAAATGAAGAGATAACCGCTATAAAAAATGTAACTATTAATGAACCATTTTTCCCAGGTCATTTTCCATATCATCCGGTAATGCCAGGTGTTTTAATCGTTGAAGCAATGGCACAAGCGGCAGCCGTCTTATCATTTAAAACGATGAATGTACTTCCTTCGGAAGATTCGGTTTATTACTTCGCTGGTATAGATAATGTAAGATTCAAGAAACCAGTTTCGCCAGGCGACCAACTTCTGTTGAATGTCAAAATTGACAGAGTGTTGAAAGGAATTTGGAAGTACAAAGCTCAAGCTAAAGTTGACGATCAAATAGTTGCCGAAGCTGAAATGATGTGTATCTTAAAAAATATCCAGAAATAA
- a CDS encoding membrane protein, which yields MISNLTYAEVINDIKIKGLQRVEPGVIFDSIPFDIGDDVNDIDPSQIIKYIYKSGQFRDVSVEFDSGNLTVVVSEKPIIASIEFNGNQLIQEDKLREGIRQVNLYEGAVFDKQVLSNLEKDLSKSYNSMGRYNILVNASYRPLERNRVAIKVDIDEGTLTRISNISINGLTKFSESDLLGIMELKATNILSWWEKDDRYSKSSLSADLEKIKSFYLDRGYLNFKIVSTDVSITPNKKRLTISIDVDEGDKYTFGDISISGTVNEFTEKDLKSNITIKKDEIFSSKEVNRSSSNLGKYLGNFGYAFANINPISKVDEENKRVSYDFFVDTGSKIYVRNINFIGNSRTKDKVLRREMRQFESSWYDESKVARSKFRLTRLQYFSAVDVDTAVVPGNTDQVDLNVNVTERNTGKIMVGAGVSSAEGLMGSFNVSQRNFAGSGNTVALGVSTGRINRTYSLSYTDPYYTEDGVSRGFQVYKRDRNTAKLRGIGTYNTYSYGGGVNFGIPLSEKDFLNFGATLDFTELELTDRSPTLYKDYCNKASASGNVDCSANSVAFDLGITTDTRDNVLIPTEGMMTKYTATVTAPVMDLQYFRLQAQSEYYKPLDDNKKFTLKLRGSLGYADGYGSDDMPFFKNFYMGGVRSVRGYRTSSIGPKYKNTSNNRYYTTGGNKSVLVSAELFFPVPGLKKNDSFRLSTFFDAGGVFSDNESLSTAEDYQQGEIRYSMGLGVQWNSPFGPLQVSIAEPLNDDNKDRTQRFQFGMGSTF from the coding sequence TTGATATCCAACTTAACTTACGCTGAAGTAATTAATGATATTAAGATTAAAGGTCTTCAGAGAGTTGAACCTGGTGTTATATTTGATAGCATTCCTTTCGATATTGGTGATGATGTAAATGACATTGATCCCTCTCAAATCATTAAATATATCTATAAATCTGGCCAGTTTCGTGATGTATCTGTGGAGTTCGATTCTGGTAATTTAACTGTTGTTGTATCTGAAAAACCCATTATCGCCAGTATTGAATTTAATGGAAATCAATTAATACAAGAAGACAAGCTAAGAGAGGGCATTCGGCAAGTAAACTTATATGAAGGAGCCGTCTTCGATAAGCAAGTGTTGTCAAACCTCGAAAAAGATTTATCGAAAAGCTATAACTCTATGGGTAGATACAATATACTTGTGAATGCATCTTACAGACCCTTGGAAAGAAACAGGGTGGCAATCAAGGTTGATATTGATGAGGGTACTTTAACCAGAATTTCTAATATATCAATAAATGGATTAACTAAATTTTCCGAATCTGATTTGTTAGGCATAATGGAATTAAAAGCTACTAACATTTTATCTTGGTGGGAGAAAGATGATCGATATTCCAAATCATCTTTATCTGCAGATTTAGAGAAAATTAAAAGTTTTTATCTAGATAGAGGTTATTTAAATTTTAAAATTGTTTCCACTGACGTCTCGATTACCCCAAATAAAAAAAGATTAACTATTTCGATAGATGTTGACGAGGGGGATAAATATACTTTTGGCGATATCTCTATTTCTGGCACTGTAAATGAATTCACAGAAAAAGATTTAAAATCTAACATAACGATAAAAAAAGATGAGATTTTTAGTTCCAAAGAAGTTAATCGCTCCTCTTCTAATTTAGGCAAATACTTGGGTAATTTTGGTTATGCCTTTGCTAATATCAACCCAATTTCTAAAGTTGATGAAGAAAATAAAAGGGTGTCCTACGATTTTTTTGTGGATACTGGCAGCAAGATCTATGTTAGAAATATAAATTTTATTGGAAATTCAAGGACCAAGGATAAGGTTTTAAGAAGAGAAATGAGGCAATTCGAATCCTCATGGTATGACGAATCAAAAGTTGCAAGATCAAAATTTAGGCTTACCAGGCTTCAGTACTTTAGTGCCGTTGATGTTGATACTGCTGTTGTTCCAGGAAATACAGATCAAGTCGATTTAAATGTGAATGTCACTGAAAGAAACACTGGAAAAATTATGGTTGGTGCCGGAGTGAGTTCTGCCGAAGGTTTAATGGGATCTTTTAATGTCAGCCAGAGAAACTTTGCGGGTAGCGGTAATACTGTTGCTCTTGGTGTAAGCACAGGCAGAATCAATAGAACTTATTCGCTCTCTTATACAGATCCATATTACACTGAGGATGGAGTTTCAAGAGGATTTCAGGTATATAAGAGGGATCGTAATACGGCAAAATTAAGAGGTATAGGTACATACAATACATACTCGTACGGTGGTGGAGTTAACTTTGGAATCCCTTTAAGTGAGAAAGATTTTTTAAATTTTGGTGCAACTTTAGATTTTACCGAGCTGGAGTTAACTGATAGATCCCCAACTTTATATAAAGATTATTGTAATAAAGCTTCAGCTTCTGGAAATGTTGATTGTTCAGCTAATTCTGTTGCATTTGACCTTGGAATTACGACTGATACAAGAGATAATGTATTAATTCCAACTGAAGGCATGATGACCAAATACACTGCCACTGTCACAGCACCTGTTATGGATTTGCAGTACTTTAGACTTCAAGCTCAATCCGAATACTACAAACCACTTGATGACAATAAGAAATTCACCCTCAAGCTAAGAGGTTCCTTGGGATATGCTGATGGCTATGGTAGCGATGATATGCCATTCTTTAAAAATTTCTACATGGGTGGCGTAAGATCTGTAAGAGGTTATAGAACAAGCTCAATTGGACCAAAATATAAAAATACATCGAACAATAGATATTACACAACAGGTGGAAATAAATCAGTACTTGTGAGTGCGGAGTTATTTTTTCCAGTTCCTGGCTTAAAGAAAAATGATTCATTTAGATTGAGCACGTTCTTTGATGCCGGTGGCGTTTTTTCTGATAACGAATCACTATCCACAGCTGAAGATTATCAACAAGGAGAAATAAGATATTCAATGGGGTTGGGTGTACAATGGAACTCTCCATTTGGTCCGCTTCAAGTCTCTATAGCTGAGCCATTAAATGATGACAACAAGGATAGAACTCAAAGATTCCAGTTTGGCATGGGATCAACATTTTAA